A window from Solanum stenotomum isolate F172 chromosome 7, ASM1918654v1, whole genome shotgun sequence encodes these proteins:
- the LOC125870623 gene encoding mRNA-decapping enzyme-like protein isoform X2 — MSSTSKLMPNLDERSTKMLNLTVLQRIDPSIEEILITAAHVTLYEFNVDLNQWSRKEVEGSFFVVKRSAQPRFQFIVMNRRSAENMVEDLLGDFEFEVQVPYLLYRNAAQEVNGIWFYNAHEIEEVADLFGRILGEYSKVTLRPQLRKSEFTEHEVVPMSTAIEGSSGPAFTTSTNGFGADDSSFMNFFNTAATIGHTSSTVMNSGLPYHYPVQTVDPSTRVPSPLPSPAPILQVSLPVQSAPSLPPQSRRDSANLINSTNYPANLVKPSFFTPPVSPVLVTTSVSSATSTPTLYPHVNPQRPHGTPLVQPFRPPTSPPFLTSTQIPPQSVTLSREKVQDMLLMLVQDNQFIDLVYQKLLNAHS, encoded by the exons ATGTCGTCGACTTCAAAGTTAATGCCGAATCTGGATGAGCGAAGTACGAAGATGCTAAACCTCACTGTGCTACAGAGAATCGATCCGTCTATTGAGGAGATCCTCATCACCGCTGCTCATGTTACGTTGTACGAGTTCAACGTCGACCTCAATCAATGG AGCCGCAAGGAGGTTGAAGGTTCTTTCTTTGTAGTTAAGAG GAGTGCTCAGCCAAGGTTCCAGTTCATTGTTATGAACCGCAGGAGTGCAG AAAATATGGTGGAAGATCTCTTGGGGGACTTTGAGTTCGAGGTTCAGGTTCCATACTTGTTGTATCGCAATGCAGCCCAAGAAGTCAATGGTATTTGGTTTTACAATGCACATGAAATTGAGGAGGTTGCAGATCTCTTTGGCAG AATTTTAGGTGAATACTCAAAGGTTACCCTGAGGCCACAGCTAAGAAAAAG TGAGTTTACAGAACATGAGGTGGTCCCAATGAGTACAGCAATAGAAGGGTCATCTGGACCGGCATTTACCACCTCTACGAATGGGTTTGGTGCTGATGATTCTTCCTTTATGAACTTTTTCAAT ACTGCTGCAACTATTGGGCATACCTCTTCAACTGTTATGAACTCCGGACTGCCATATCATTATCCAGTTCAAACTGTTGATCCATCAACCCGAGTTCCAAGTCCCCTACCATCTCCTGCTCCAATTTTGCAAGTCTCATTACCTGTTCAGTCAGCTCCATCACTTCCTCCACAGTCACGCCGTGATTCTGCTAACCTGATCAATAGTACTAATTACCCTGCAAATCTTGTGAAGCCTTCTTTCTTTACACCTCCTGTGTCACCTGTATTGGTGACAACTTCTGTCTCCTCAGCTACATCAACTCCCACCCTTTATCCTCATGTGAATCCACAACGACCACATGGTACACCTCTAGTTCAACCCTTCCGACCACCTACTTCACCTCCATTTCTCACTTCTACTCAGATTCCTCCACAAAGTGTGACACTAAGCAGAGAGAAAGTTCAAGACATGCTTCTAATGCTTGTTCAG GACAATCAGTTTATCGACTTGGTCTACCAAAAGTTGCTTAATGCACATTCATGA
- the LOC125871346 gene encoding nuclear intron maturase 4, mitochondrial: MVHKCTSLLRSLHFLGRNSSSGIGRPVVGFLGYSLHSNASQVGCHTRDEKIVKLKLAQDLAGLVQESLNLEEKKSQVSKRLVPMVEKLVENSGCVKHGASLAQKLANLVEESYNLDESKPMNRVEHKRLLELRIKKRVKEQYVNGKFQNLIKKVVANPKTLCDAYDCIRLSSNVDLASNGEDLSFEAMAEELSCGCFDVSANTYSISTKGAKKEVLVFPNVKLKVVEEAIRIVLEVVYRPHFSKISHGCRSGRSHLSALKYIRKEIINPKWWFTLPVCRKLDNQILAKLFSVMEDKIDDPFLYTIIRSMFDCGVLNLEFGGFPKGHGLPQEGALSPILMNIYLDLFDHEMYRLSMRYEAIDKGSSAEESAPNSVLRSWFRRQISGNGFQECHDLGYSEIRVHCCRFMDEILIAISGPKDVAVAIKSETENYFKNSLHLEFENEIDVFPCDEPTGIRFLGSVVKRSLKESPAVKAVHKLKEKVELFASQKEHSWDTGTARIGKKWLAHGLKKVKESEIKHLSDGSSLLTQISCFRKDGMETDHWYKVLLKVWMQNKNINCQTNEDVILSKHIVESALPQDLRDSYYEFQKRVQEYISSETASTLALLPNSNCSSFTTQIIAPISIIKKRLFRYGLTNSKGYSQPCHLLVFWDDNEIVDWYAGLICRWQRWYTECDNFNEVKLIICNQVRLSCIRTLAMKYRIHESEIKKKFDSELRRIPATEDLELEITSEATNSEAVDNDALMYGITYSGICLFSLARMVSQSRPCNCFVIGCSAAAPRVYTLHVMERQRFPGWKTGFSNCIHPSLHRRRLGLCKHHLKDLLLGYISLQSINFGAW, encoded by the exons ATGGTCCATAAATGCACTTCTCTTCTCCGAAGTCTTCACTTTCTCGGCCGCAATTCTTCTTCTGGTATTG GGAGGCCTGTTGTAGGATTTCTTGGTTATTCACTTCATTCTAATGCTAGTCAAGTTGGATGTCATACTCGTGATGAGAAGATTGTCAAACTAAAACTAGCTCAGGACCTAGCTGGTTTGGTTCAGGAATCTTTGAACTTAGAGGAGAAAAAATCCCAAGTATCTAAGAGATTGGTGCCTATGGTTGAGAAGTTGGTTGAGAATTCGGGGTGTGTGAAACATGGGGCGTCGCTGGCACAAAAATTAGCGAACTTGGTGGAAGAGTCTTATAATCTTGATGAGTCTAAACCTATGAATCGTGTGGAACATAAAAGATTACTTGAACTACGCATAAAAAAGAGAGTTAAGGAACAGTATGTAAATGGGAAGTTTCAAAACCTCATAAAGAAAGTGGTTGCCAATCCAAAAACACTTTGTGATGCTTATGATTGTATTCGATTGAGTTCTAATGTTGATCTAGCATCTAATGGCGAGGATTTGTCTTTTGAAGCCATGGCTGAAGAGCTTTCTTGTGGGTGTTTTGATGTTAGTGCTAACACATATTCGATCTCAACTAAGGGCGCAAAGAAAGAAGTCCTTGTCTTTccaaatgttaaactcaaagtTGTTGAGGAAGCAATCAGAATAGTTTTAGAAGTTGTCTACCGACCTCACTTTTCTAAGATATCGCACGGTTGTCGTAGTGGTAGGAGCCATTTATCTGCTCTTAAGTACATTCGCAAAGAGATAATTAATCCAAAGTGGTGGTTCACCTTGCCAGTTTGCAGAAAGCTTGACAATCAAATCCTAGCTAAGCTCTTTTCAGTTATGGAAGACAAGATAGATGATCCTTTCCTATATACGATAATACGTAGTATGTTTGACTGTGGAGTATTGAATTTAGAATTTGGGGGCTTTCCAAAAGGACATGGTCTCCCACAAGAAGGAGCATTGTCTCCAATTTTAATGAACATATATCTTGATCTATTTGATCATGAAATGTACAGGTTGTCAATGAGATATGAAGCTATTGATAAAGGATCAAGCGCTGAAGAAAGTGCGCCCAACTCTGTGTTACGCAGTTGGTTCAGGAGACAGATATCTGGTAATGGCTTTCAAGAATGCCATGATTTGGGCTACTCTGAAATTAGGGTGCATTGTTGCCGCTTCATGGATGAGATTCTTATTGCCATCTCTGGTCCCAAAGACGTGGCTGTTGCTATCAAGTCTGAAACTGAAAATTACTTTAAGAATTCTCTTCATTTagaatttgaaaatgaaatagatgttTTTCCATGTGATGAGCCTACTGGCATTCGCTTTCTGGGTAGTGTGGTTAAAAGAAGCCTGAAAGAGAGTCCGGCGGTAAAGGCCGTTCACAAATTGAAGGAGAAAGTAGAATTATTTGCTTCGCAGAAAGAGCACTCGTGGGACACTGGGACAGCAAGAATTGGAAAGAAATGGCTGGCTCATGGGTTGAAGAAGGTAAAAGAATCAGAGATTAAGCATCTCTCTGATGGTAGCTCCCTTTTGACCCAAATTTCGTGTTTTAGAAAAGATGGGATGGAAACGGATCATTGGTATAAAGTCTTGCTAAAAGTTTGgatgcaaaataaaaatattaattgccAAACAAACGAGGATGTTATCTTATCTAAGCATATAGTTGAATCAGCTCTCCCTCAAGATCTAAGAGATTCATATTATGAGTTCCAGAAGCGTGTTCAGGAATATATATCTTCTGAGACAGCTTCGACTCTTGCCCTGTTGCCAAACTCCAACTGTTCATCATTTACGACACAGATCATAGCTCCAATCAGCATCATAAAGAAGCGGCTTTTTCGATATGGATTGACAAACTCCAAAGGTTATTCCCAGCCATGTCATCTGCTAGTTTTTTGGGATGACAATGAAATTGTTGACTGGTATGCAGGTTTAATCTGCCGGTGGCAGAGATGGTACACTGAGTGTGACAACTTTAATGAGGTAAAGCTCATTATTTGCAATCAAGTAAGGTTGTCTTGCATCAGAACTCTGGCGATGAAATATAGGATCCATGAGAGTGAGATAAAGAAGAAATTTGATTCTGAATTGCGCAGAATTCCTGCAACTGAAGATCTGGAGCTTGAGATAACCAGTGAAGCAACAAATTCTGAAGCTGTTGATAATGACGCCTTAATGTATGGAATAACCTACAGTGGAATATGTTTATTCTCTTTAGCAAGAATGGTGAGTCAGTCACGTCCTTGCAATTGCTTTGTTATAGGATGTTCAGCTGCAGCTCCTCGTGTATACACTCTTCACGTGATGGAAAGACAAAGATTCCCTGGTTGGAAGACTGGATTTTCTAATTGTATCCATCCCAGTTTACATAGAAGGCGACTTGGGTTGTGTAAACATCATCTGAAGGATCTACTTCTTGGTTATATCTCGCTTCAATCTATTAATTTTGGTGCTTGGTAA
- the LOC125870623 gene encoding mRNA-decapping enzyme-like protein isoform X1, whose protein sequence is MSSTSKLMPNLDERSTKMLNLTVLQRIDPSIEEILITAAHVTLYEFNVDLNQWSRKEVEGSFFVVKRSAQPRFQFIVMNRRSAAENMVEDLLGDFEFEVQVPYLLYRNAAQEVNGIWFYNAHEIEEVADLFGRILGEYSKVTLRPQLRKSEFTEHEVVPMSTAIEGSSGPAFTTSTNGFGADDSSFMNFFNTAATIGHTSSTVMNSGLPYHYPVQTVDPSTRVPSPLPSPAPILQVSLPVQSAPSLPPQSRRDSANLINSTNYPANLVKPSFFTPPVSPVLVTTSVSSATSTPTLYPHVNPQRPHGTPLVQPFRPPTSPPFLTSTQIPPQSVTLSREKVQDMLLMLVQDNQFIDLVYQKLLNAHS, encoded by the exons ATGTCGTCGACTTCAAAGTTAATGCCGAATCTGGATGAGCGAAGTACGAAGATGCTAAACCTCACTGTGCTACAGAGAATCGATCCGTCTATTGAGGAGATCCTCATCACCGCTGCTCATGTTACGTTGTACGAGTTCAACGTCGACCTCAATCAATGG AGCCGCAAGGAGGTTGAAGGTTCTTTCTTTGTAGTTAAGAG GAGTGCTCAGCCAAGGTTCCAGTTCATTGTTATGAACCGCAGGAGTGCAG CAGAAAATATGGTGGAAGATCTCTTGGGGGACTTTGAGTTCGAGGTTCAGGTTCCATACTTGTTGTATCGCAATGCAGCCCAAGAAGTCAATGGTATTTGGTTTTACAATGCACATGAAATTGAGGAGGTTGCAGATCTCTTTGGCAG AATTTTAGGTGAATACTCAAAGGTTACCCTGAGGCCACAGCTAAGAAAAAG TGAGTTTACAGAACATGAGGTGGTCCCAATGAGTACAGCAATAGAAGGGTCATCTGGACCGGCATTTACCACCTCTACGAATGGGTTTGGTGCTGATGATTCTTCCTTTATGAACTTTTTCAAT ACTGCTGCAACTATTGGGCATACCTCTTCAACTGTTATGAACTCCGGACTGCCATATCATTATCCAGTTCAAACTGTTGATCCATCAACCCGAGTTCCAAGTCCCCTACCATCTCCTGCTCCAATTTTGCAAGTCTCATTACCTGTTCAGTCAGCTCCATCACTTCCTCCACAGTCACGCCGTGATTCTGCTAACCTGATCAATAGTACTAATTACCCTGCAAATCTTGTGAAGCCTTCTTTCTTTACACCTCCTGTGTCACCTGTATTGGTGACAACTTCTGTCTCCTCAGCTACATCAACTCCCACCCTTTATCCTCATGTGAATCCACAACGACCACATGGTACACCTCTAGTTCAACCCTTCCGACCACCTACTTCACCTCCATTTCTCACTTCTACTCAGATTCCTCCACAAAGTGTGACACTAAGCAGAGAGAAAGTTCAAGACATGCTTCTAATGCTTGTTCAG GACAATCAGTTTATCGACTTGGTCTACCAAAAGTTGCTTAATGCACATTCATGA
- the LOC125870622 gene encoding F-box/kelch-repeat protein At3g23880-like, whose protein sequence is MESEASHLKPKRSKIPNLPVELIIEILSRLPVKSLLKFRCVSTQWCCLIPSRNFIKTHLNVFTNNKDSIHNRLLLRFIQPHHQLMDCSISSLLYDSDPKTFQLDYPMQNPRKSVTILGSVNGLICLSIDKDLILWNPSIRKFKKFRDPQSGRYFLHGFGYDQLHDDYNLVLISKEVRIYSSNSDSWRIIVNDRSHGLVRETDGIFVNGKLHWAKSPSQDQHSYEHSYNGWDITSIDVTDGKWGKVEKPFYGEGDFDLTPCVGVLGSDLSILCNNQSLQTDVWIMKEYEIKESWTKMYIINRPNDHPEGYGFSPLFCKMSNKGEILIQVDQSTFMIYDPKNESFICQKVIIDEYPFWEASIYINESLVWPISQKGMMQSGVLRSLRKQTRFEQRMQQPRRWEIPK, encoded by the exons ATGGAGTCTGAAGCTTCGCATCTAAAGCCAAAACGGAGCAAAATTCCTAATTTGCCGGTAGAACTGATCATTGAAATCCTCTCGAGATTACCTGTGAAATCCCTTTTAAAATTCAGGTGTGTTTCAACACAATGGTGTTGTTTAATCCCTAGCCGTAATTTTATCAAGACTCATCTTAATGTATTTACTAATAACAAGGATTCCATCCACAATAGACTCCTGTTGAGATTTATTCAACCTCACCACCAGCTTATGGACTGCTCCATTAGTTCTTTGCTTTATGATTCTGATCCTAAGACATTTCAATTGGATTATCCTATGCAAAATCCTCGTAAATCTGTTACAATTTTGGGTTCTGTTAATGGATTGATTTGTTTATCAATTGACAAGGACTTGATTCTTTGGAATCCGTCAATTAGGAAGTTCAAGAAATTTCGTGATCCTCAATCTGGTCGCTATTTCTTGCATGGTTTTGGATATGATCAGCTTCATGATGATTATAATTTAGTGCTTATTTCCAAAGAGGTCAGAATATATAGTTCAAATAGTGATTCATGGAGAATTATAGTAAATGATCGTTCGCATGGGCTAGTTAGAGAGACAGACGGTATCTTTGTGAATGGAAAGCTTCATTGGGCTAAATCTCCTTCACAGGATCAACATTCAT ATGAACATTCATATAATGGTTGGGACATCACTTCTATTGATGTGACCGATGGAAAATGGGGAAAGGTGGAAAAACCCTTTTATGGAGAAGGAGATTTTGATTTAACGCCATGTGTGGGAGTGTTGGGAAGTGATCTTTCTATTTTATGTAATAATCAGAGCCTTCAAACAGATGTGTGGATTATGAAAGaatatgaaattaaagaatCTTGGACAAAGATGTATATCATTAATCGCCCTAATGATCATCCCGAAGGATATGGCTTTTCTCCACTCTTTTGCAAGATGTCAAATAAAGGAGAAATCTTGATTCAGGTTGATCAATCAACTTTCATGATTTATGATCCAAAAAACGAATCTTTTATATGTCAAAAGGTGATTATTGATGAATATCCTTTTTGGGAGGCAAGCATCTACATCAATGAAAGCCTAGTGTGGCCCATTAGCCAGAAGGGAATGATGCAATCCGGGGTACTACGAAGTCTAAGAAAGCAAACAAGGTTTGAACAACGAATGCAACAACCACGACGGTGGGAAATCCCCAAGTGA